In Rariglobus hedericola, the following proteins share a genomic window:
- a CDS encoding DUF485 domain-containing protein, translating into MRRQLRLSIGCSLAFFIALLGLPLANYFAPEFMAMRVGGFTLTWLILGVLFFPYVWIISGYFIKRSLKLEADEAREVLSK; encoded by the coding sequence ATGCGTCGTCAACTTCGTCTGTCCATAGGCTGCTCGCTCGCGTTTTTCATCGCGCTGCTCGGCCTGCCTCTCGCCAACTACTTCGCCCCCGAGTTCATGGCAATGCGCGTCGGCGGCTTTACGCTCACCTGGCTCATCCTGGGCGTATTGTTTTTCCCCTACGTCTGGATCATCTCCGGCTATTTCATCAAACGCTCGCTCAAGCTCGAAGCCGACGAGGCACGGGAGGTTCTTAGCAAATGA
- the lysA gene encoding diaminopimelate decarboxylase, which yields MHHFTYVGSNLHCESVDLAEIARLYGTPTYVYSATTLADNYTRLANGLAGLDVQVCYAQKANANIAILRHFANLGAGFDLVSGGEIRRVLAAGADVKRSVFAGVGKTEPEIKLALENEIFAFHVESEPEIARINHVAGKLGVKAPIAIRINPDVDAKTHAKITTGKSENKFGIPLKQAGAAYEAAAKYPNIFIKGVQMHIGSQLTSVAPFVEAVTKVVPFVEELKAKYGITYFSIGGGIGIVYQDALASGQQAWWDAQPAETRPITPEAYGAALAPLLKPLGLKILLEPGRNMVGNAGVLLSRVEYLKRGEGRNFLIIDAAMNDLARPAMYDSYHEIVPLHRDTARRAFTADVVGPICESGDCFAKQRPLQEIGEGEYIAFMSAGAYGFSMASRYNTRNLAAEVLVKGGSFELINARETFEQQIANEKIPAFLKA from the coding sequence ATGCACCACTTCACCTACGTCGGCTCCAACCTCCACTGCGAATCCGTCGATCTCGCCGAAATCGCCCGCCTCTACGGCACGCCGACCTACGTTTACAGCGCGACCACGCTGGCCGACAACTACACGCGCCTCGCCAACGGCCTCGCCGGCCTCGATGTGCAGGTCTGCTACGCGCAAAAGGCCAACGCCAATATCGCCATCCTCCGCCACTTCGCCAACCTCGGCGCGGGCTTCGACCTCGTCAGTGGCGGAGAAATCCGTCGCGTGCTCGCAGCCGGCGCCGATGTGAAGCGCAGCGTGTTTGCCGGCGTCGGCAAGACCGAGCCGGAAATCAAGCTGGCGCTCGAAAATGAAATCTTCGCCTTCCACGTGGAGAGCGAGCCCGAGATCGCCCGCATCAACCACGTCGCCGGCAAGCTCGGCGTGAAGGCCCCGATCGCCATCCGCATCAACCCCGACGTTGACGCGAAGACCCACGCGAAGATCACCACCGGCAAGTCCGAGAACAAGTTCGGCATTCCTCTCAAGCAGGCCGGCGCCGCCTACGAGGCCGCCGCGAAGTATCCCAACATCTTCATCAAGGGCGTGCAGATGCACATCGGCTCGCAGCTCACCAGCGTCGCCCCGTTCGTCGAGGCCGTCACCAAGGTCGTGCCGTTCGTCGAGGAGCTGAAGGCCAAGTATGGCATCACCTACTTCTCCATCGGCGGCGGCATTGGCATCGTTTACCAAGACGCGCTCGCCAGCGGACAGCAGGCTTGGTGGGACGCACAGCCCGCCGAGACGCGCCCGATCACGCCCGAGGCTTACGGTGCCGCGCTCGCCCCGCTGCTCAAGCCCCTCGGCCTGAAGATTCTCCTTGAGCCCGGCCGCAACATGGTGGGCAACGCCGGCGTGCTCCTCTCGCGCGTCGAATACCTGAAGCGCGGCGAAGGTCGCAACTTCCTCATCATCGACGCCGCCATGAACGACCTCGCGCGCCCCGCGATGTATGACAGCTACCATGAGATCGTGCCGTTGCATCGCGACACCGCGCGCCGTGCGTTCACCGCCGACGTGGTGGGCCCGATCTGCGAAAGCGGCGACTGTTTCGCCAAGCAGCGTCCCTTGCAGGAAATCGGCGAAGGCGAGTATATCGCCTTCATGAGTGCGGGCGCGTATGGCTTCTCGATGGCGAGCCGCTACAACACCCGCAACCTCGCCGCTGAAGTGCTGGTAAAGGGCGGATCCTTCGAGCTGATCAACGCCCGCGAGACCTTCGAGCAACAGATCGCCAACGAGAAGATCCCGGCGTTTTTGAAGGCGTAA
- a CDS encoding NAD(P)H-dependent glycerol-3-phosphate dehydrogenase encodes MNFAIIGAGAWGTAFAIHLSRLNHTVTLVPRRFEQALAIASTRENADYLPGIPLPLSIQIGHELTPVLMEADVIILACPSQALRETCERVKANLGLATQLKLIVSLSKGLELGTHLRPSEVIAAVLPQVSAGSLSGPTNAAEVAKGKPAAMVLAVTKADAFLAEVQAALSGPTLRVYTSDDVAGVELGGALKNVYAIAAGCCDGLKLGDNTKAALLTRALAEMVRVGVALGAKAETFYGLGGFGDLVATCTGAWSRNRTFGQHLGEGKTAADLIAASKSVVEGYRTTESFNGLVTQRGIDAPILAETYRILYDHKPVGEALHALMTRELKKE; translated from the coding sequence ATGAATTTTGCCATCATCGGTGCCGGGGCTTGGGGGACGGCGTTTGCCATTCATCTCTCGCGGCTCAATCACACGGTCACACTCGTGCCGCGGCGGTTTGAGCAGGCGCTGGCCATTGCTTCGACGCGTGAAAACGCGGACTACCTGCCGGGCATCCCACTGCCGCTCAGCATCCAGATCGGTCATGAACTCACTCCTGTGCTGATGGAGGCCGATGTGATCATCCTCGCGTGTCCGTCGCAGGCATTGCGCGAGACGTGCGAACGCGTGAAGGCCAATCTCGGGCTCGCCACGCAACTCAAGCTGATCGTGTCGTTGTCCAAGGGACTCGAACTCGGCACGCATCTGCGTCCGAGCGAAGTCATCGCCGCGGTGCTGCCGCAGGTGTCCGCCGGCTCGTTGAGCGGACCGACCAATGCCGCCGAAGTCGCCAAGGGAAAGCCCGCCGCGATGGTGCTCGCGGTGACGAAAGCCGATGCGTTTCTCGCCGAGGTGCAGGCCGCGTTGAGCGGACCGACGCTGCGCGTTTACACCAGCGACGACGTGGCGGGCGTCGAACTGGGTGGGGCGCTCAAAAACGTTTACGCGATCGCCGCGGGTTGTTGCGACGGATTAAAGCTCGGCGACAACACCAAGGCTGCGTTGCTCACGCGCGCACTGGCCGAAATGGTGCGCGTGGGCGTGGCGCTCGGCGCGAAGGCGGAGACATTTTACGGGCTCGGTGGCTTTGGCGATCTCGTCGCGACCTGCACCGGCGCGTGGAGCCGCAACCGCACGTTTGGCCAGCATCTGGGCGAGGGTAAAACGGCCGCCGATCTGATCGCCGCGAGCAAGTCGGTCGTCGAAGGCTATCGCACCACCGAGAGTTTTAATGGCCTGGTGACCCAGCGCGGCATCGATGCGCCGATACTGGCGGAGACGTATCGGATTTTGTATGACCACAAGCCGGTCGGCGAGGCGCTGCATGCGTTGATGACCCGCGAGCTTAAGAAGGAGTAA
- a CDS encoding SlyX family protein, which translates to MSNERIDRLEERLAWMQRHMTEQDKAMLEMAGQLDRLKAEVTRLKQRPDAGQPNAETNPADERPPHY; encoded by the coding sequence GTGTCGAACGAACGAATTGACCGCCTCGAGGAACGCCTCGCCTGGATGCAGCGCCACATGACGGAGCAGGACAAGGCCATGCTCGAAATGGCCGGCCAGCTGGACCGCCTGAAAGCGGAAGTGACGCGCCTGAAACAACGCCCCGACGCCGGCCAACCCAACGCTGAGACCAATCCCGCCGACGAACGCCCGCCGCATTATTGA
- a CDS encoding glycoside hydrolase family 18 protein → MRSLGRRLIAGLFVCGLAAMSLVAAPTAKEATGALWISAYYPGWQQHNLPPAEIDFRAVTHLVQFSVLPRSDGSLDWTKHDLDDAHIQETVRLTHAAGRKILLCVGGADSAVAFRGAMAEKTRAAFVGALVKAVKTHGYDGLDLDMEPMEARDGAAYAVFVHELRVALNAGKSGALLTAAVGDQAELFAKLQDQFDQINVMTYDLSGAWEGWVTWHNSALWNGGVKFPGSTRELPGVDLKIREWLSAGISAERLGLGLAFYGYEWAGADGPKQSIAGVKTKQISYADIMKTQFTPSRYRWDEGAAVPYLSLAKDPAKPVEGGSFITFDDERSLRLKIEYARKMKLGGAIIWELGSGWRPELPAGKRDPLLQTVRSAASVSR, encoded by the coding sequence GTGCGTTCCCTCGGCCGCCGGTTGATTGCGGGGCTCTTCGTTTGCGGACTCGCGGCGATGAGTCTCGTCGCTGCGCCCACGGCGAAGGAAGCGACGGGAGCGCTGTGGATCTCGGCGTATTACCCGGGTTGGCAACAGCACAACCTGCCGCCCGCCGAAATCGATTTTCGCGCGGTGACGCATCTCGTGCAGTTCTCAGTTTTGCCGCGGTCCGATGGCAGCCTCGATTGGACCAAGCACGACCTGGACGACGCGCACATCCAGGAAACGGTGCGGCTTACCCATGCGGCGGGACGGAAGATTTTGTTGTGCGTAGGCGGAGCGGATAGCGCGGTGGCATTCCGCGGGGCGATGGCGGAGAAAACTCGCGCGGCATTTGTGGGCGCGCTGGTGAAGGCCGTAAAAACGCACGGTTACGACGGACTTGATCTGGATATGGAGCCGATGGAGGCGCGTGATGGCGCGGCTTACGCGGTCTTCGTTCACGAGTTGCGGGTGGCGTTGAACGCGGGCAAGTCGGGCGCGTTGCTCACGGCGGCGGTGGGAGATCAGGCGGAGTTGTTTGCGAAGCTCCAAGACCAGTTCGATCAAATCAACGTGATGACCTACGATCTCAGCGGTGCGTGGGAAGGCTGGGTGACGTGGCACAATTCGGCGTTGTGGAATGGCGGCGTGAAATTTCCCGGTTCGACGCGCGAGTTGCCCGGCGTGGATCTCAAAATCCGCGAATGGTTGTCTGCCGGAATCAGCGCTGAGAGGTTGGGACTGGGGTTGGCGTTTTATGGTTACGAGTGGGCGGGTGCAGACGGACCGAAGCAGTCCATCGCGGGAGTGAAAACCAAGCAGATCTCGTATGCGGATATCATGAAGACGCAGTTCACGCCTTCGCGCTATCGGTGGGATGAAGGCGCGGCCGTGCCTTACCTGAGTCTCGCAAAAGATCCGGCGAAACCGGTCGAGGGCGGCTCGTTCATCACGTTCGACGACGAGCGTTCGCTGCGCCTGAAGATCGAGTATGCGCGCAAAATGAAACTGGGCGGAGCGATCATCTGGGAACTGGGCAGTGGCTGGCGTCCCGAGTTGCCGGCCGGCAAGCGTGATCCGTTGCTGCAAACGGTGCGAAGCGCGGCCTCGGTGAGCCGATGA
- a CDS encoding DMT family transporter — protein sequence MSRSLLLLLLGVFACSTAAIMIKAGSMHPAVLCAGRLVIASTLLTPLFLHERRKHRGAMPAGWLKRTTLPALMLAAHFISWTYGARMTLTAQATLIVNLAPIALPFFLHWMLAERINRREITGTVLALSGMLVLSAKDAFGGGGDLAGNLVCFGSMLAFTWYLVLGRRNRDVPSLWLYVVPVYWQAALFCAVAAIPWVHTVGTASSREWLLMAGLAVVPTIVGHSMLNRSMRELPGQLVSLCNIGQFVFASVMAWFLFREAPGLLFYVAAALVVSGIVLVVLSHPRGNPAPRIGKERCPD from the coding sequence ATGAGCCGCTCGCTTTTGCTCCTTCTTCTCGGGGTTTTCGCGTGCTCGACCGCGGCCATCATGATCAAGGCGGGTTCGATGCATCCGGCGGTGTTGTGCGCGGGACGGCTGGTGATCGCGTCGACGTTGCTCACGCCACTCTTTCTTCACGAACGCCGTAAGCACCGAGGCGCGATGCCGGCGGGTTGGCTGAAACGCACGACGCTGCCCGCGCTGATGCTGGCGGCGCATTTCATCTCGTGGACCTATGGCGCACGCATGACGCTCACCGCGCAAGCGACGTTGATCGTGAACCTCGCGCCGATCGCGCTGCCGTTTTTCCTGCACTGGATGCTAGCCGAGCGGATCAACCGCCGTGAAATCACCGGCACGGTGCTGGCGTTGTCCGGCATGCTGGTGCTCAGCGCCAAGGATGCGTTTGGCGGCGGCGGTGATCTGGCGGGCAACCTCGTGTGCTTCGGGTCGATGCTGGCGTTCACGTGGTATCTGGTGCTCGGCCGGCGGAACCGCGACGTGCCCTCGCTCTGGTTATACGTGGTGCCGGTTTACTGGCAGGCGGCGTTGTTTTGCGCCGTGGCGGCGATTCCGTGGGTGCATACCGTGGGCACGGCATCGAGCCGCGAGTGGTTGCTCATGGCGGGGCTGGCCGTCGTTCCGACGATCGTCGGCCACAGCATGTTGAACCGGTCGATGCGGGAGTTGCCGGGGCAGCTCGTAAGTCTCTGCAACATCGGCCAGTTCGTCTTCGCCTCGGTGATGGCGTGGTTTCTTTTCCGCGAGGCGCCGGGCCTGCTGTTTTACGTCGCGGCTGCGCTGGTGGTGAGCGGGATCGTCTTGGTGGTGTTGTCCCATCCTCGAGGGAATCCCGCGCCAAGAATAGGTAAAGAACGATGCCCTGACTAG
- a CDS encoding PAS domain-containing hybrid sensor histidine kinase/response regulator: MRDSTFMGSPYSHQRVTDMIALLVTMGGGVVFSIATVSMAVAMEQPAGVLLLAGSGLSALLFMVALFVVLRSWKAHEKTRDHLLAAQNHLEIADQRQRAMLDGNKFCIIGTDTQGLITVFNTGAEHVLGYRRDELIGKQTPAVLHVQADLARRAQEISEETGQKMEPGFEVLVRRARLNGVEEREVNYVRKDGSLVPVLLSVTTLRDERGEITGFMGVGRDISERRKAERAQRESEERARMLAEHAPAAVAMFDREMRYVVVSRRWLVDYHLEATDVIGRSHYEIFPDMPERWKAIHQRCMAGAVERADADLFEHADGWKQWLRWEVRPWHTVEGEIGGIVMFTQDITGQQETVDALGASEERFRNAFEFAGIGMAIVGLDGRWIRVNGMLCGMLGYAEKDLLKTSFQVLTHPDDIHIDLENVRALLTGESRFFQMEKRYFHRDGHVVWARLTASLVRDAAGAPLHFVSQVEDISEHRRLTENLARARDQALEASRLKSEFLANMSHEIRTPMNGIIGMAGLLMDTDLTVEQREMGSLIQHSSESLLGIINDILDFSKIEAGKLRINPAEFDLREAVEESLALLAPRAHEKRIELISDYGEGLDTPLIGDGGRFRQVLLNLAGNAVKFTGKGEVVVRMRKVQEVAGKVSFRCTVSDTGIGIAPDAQERLFQPFTQADGTTTRRYGGTGLGLAISRQLVGLMGGRIEFESEPGQGSKFWFELTMDQHAAMHPPAPLALPEGTRLVVVDDNDTNRKVFAGQLASLGVVVDVLDDPHKVVPHLEALLAAGTPCRLAVMDWHMPGLDGLELALKIRAHAQLVNLPLVMLSSTGQVGDPRQLAKARFAALLAKPVRAGQLRRCLLSILGRPGSAAGGADGFEEGAGHLHVLMAEDNRTNQIVARRMLEKMGHTVDVVADGRQALDQVGLRKYDCVLMDCQMPEIDGFEATRRIRAGEVPGANRRIPIIALTAYAMAEDRLRCLQAGMNDHVIKPVRIEDLHQAFLRCGLSAGLGGA, encoded by the coding sequence ATGCGTGACAGCACGTTTATGGGGTCTCCTTACAGCCACCAGCGGGTGACGGACATGATCGCCTTGCTCGTTACGATGGGCGGGGGCGTGGTCTTTTCCATTGCGACGGTCTCGATGGCGGTGGCGATGGAGCAACCGGCGGGCGTGCTGTTGCTGGCCGGCAGCGGGTTGTCCGCGCTGTTGTTCATGGTCGCGCTATTCGTGGTGCTGCGCTCGTGGAAGGCCCATGAAAAAACCCGCGACCACCTGCTGGCCGCGCAAAATCACCTGGAGATTGCGGATCAACGTCAGCGCGCGATGCTGGACGGGAATAAATTTTGTATCATTGGAACCGATACGCAGGGATTGATCACCGTTTTCAACACGGGGGCGGAGCATGTGCTCGGCTATCGACGCGACGAGCTGATCGGCAAACAGACGCCGGCGGTGTTGCACGTGCAGGCGGATCTCGCGCGGCGGGCGCAGGAGATTTCCGAGGAGACCGGCCAGAAGATGGAGCCGGGGTTTGAAGTGCTGGTGCGGCGGGCGCGCTTGAACGGCGTGGAAGAGCGCGAGGTGAATTATGTGCGCAAAGACGGTTCGCTGGTGCCAGTGCTCTTGAGCGTGACCACGCTGCGCGACGAACGCGGCGAGATCACCGGTTTCATGGGCGTGGGGCGCGACATCTCGGAACGCCGCAAGGCGGAGCGGGCGCAGCGTGAAAGCGAAGAGCGTGCGCGGATGCTGGCGGAACATGCGCCGGCGGCCGTGGCGATGTTTGACCGTGAGATGCGTTACGTGGTCGTGAGCCGCCGGTGGCTGGTGGACTATCACCTGGAGGCGACCGATGTGATCGGCCGTTCGCATTACGAAATATTCCCCGATATGCCCGAGCGTTGGAAGGCGATTCACCAGCGCTGCATGGCGGGTGCGGTGGAGCGGGCCGACGCCGATCTGTTCGAACACGCGGACGGGTGGAAGCAGTGGTTGCGCTGGGAAGTGCGGCCCTGGCATACGGTGGAAGGGGAGATCGGCGGCATCGTGATGTTCACGCAGGATATCACGGGCCAGCAGGAGACCGTCGATGCGTTGGGCGCGAGTGAGGAACGGTTCCGCAACGCTTTCGAATTTGCCGGCATCGGCATGGCGATCGTGGGACTCGACGGCCGGTGGATCCGGGTCAACGGCATGCTGTGCGGCATGCTCGGTTACGCGGAAAAGGATCTGCTCAAGACGAGTTTCCAAGTGCTGACGCATCCGGATGACATCCACATCGATCTTGAGAACGTGCGCGCGTTGCTGACGGGTGAGAGCCGGTTTTTCCAGATGGAGAAACGGTATTTCCACCGTGACGGGCACGTGGTGTGGGCGCGATTGACCGCTTCACTGGTGCGTGATGCGGCGGGAGCTCCGTTACATTTTGTGTCGCAGGTCGAGGACATCAGTGAACACCGCCGGTTGACGGAAAACCTGGCGCGCGCTCGTGACCAGGCGTTGGAAGCCTCGCGGTTAAAATCAGAGTTCCTCGCGAACATGAGCCATGAAATCCGCACGCCGATGAACGGCATCATCGGCATGGCGGGGCTGTTGATGGATACGGATCTCACGGTCGAACAACGCGAGATGGGCTCGTTGATCCAGCACAGCTCCGAGAGCCTGCTCGGCATCATCAACGACATCCTGGATTTTTCGAAAATCGAGGCGGGCAAACTGCGGATCAATCCCGCCGAGTTTGATCTGCGGGAGGCGGTCGAGGAATCTCTGGCGCTGCTCGCGCCGCGGGCGCACGAAAAGCGTATCGAACTGATCAGCGATTATGGCGAGGGACTCGACACGCCGTTGATCGGCGATGGCGGCCGGTTCCGCCAGGTGTTGCTCAACCTCGCGGGCAATGCCGTGAAATTTACCGGCAAGGGCGAGGTCGTGGTGCGGATGCGCAAGGTGCAGGAAGTGGCCGGCAAGGTCTCGTTCCGCTGCACGGTCAGCGACACGGGCATTGGCATCGCGCCGGATGCCCAAGAGCGGTTGTTCCAGCCGTTCACACAGGCCGACGGCACAACGACGCGGCGTTACGGCGGCACGGGGCTTGGGCTGGCGATCTCGCGCCAGTTGGTCGGCCTGATGGGCGGACGCATCGAGTTTGAAAGTGAGCCCGGCCAAGGCTCGAAGTTCTGGTTCGAGCTCACCATGGATCAGCACGCCGCGATGCATCCGCCCGCGCCGCTGGCGTTGCCGGAAGGGACGCGGCTCGTGGTGGTCGACGACAACGACACCAACCGCAAGGTGTTCGCCGGGCAGCTCGCTTCGCTGGGCGTGGTGGTGGACGTGCTCGATGATCCGCACAAGGTGGTTCCTCATCTGGAGGCCTTGCTGGCGGCGGGCACGCCCTGTCGCCTCGCGGTGATGGACTGGCACATGCCCGGGCTGGATGGGTTGGAGCTGGCGCTGAAAATCCGTGCGCATGCGCAGTTGGTGAACCTGCCGCTGGTGATGTTGTCATCGACAGGGCAGGTGGGTGACCCGCGCCAGCTGGCCAAAGCGCGTTTCGCGGCGTTGCTGGCGAAGCCGGTGCGCGCGGGGCAGTTGCGCCGCTGTTTATTGTCGATCCTCGGCCGGCCCGGTTCGGCGGCTGGAGGCGCGGACGGGTTTGAAGAGGGGGCGGGCCATTTGCACGTGCTTATGGCGGAGGACAACCGCACCAATCAGATTGTGGCCCGCCGCATGTTGGAAAAAATGGGCCACACGGTCGATGTCGTCGCGGATGGTCGGCAGGCGCTGGATCAAGTGGGGTTGCGCAAATACGACTGTGTGCTGATGGATTGCCAGATGCCGGAAATCGACGGGTTTGAGGCGACGCGGCGCATCCGTGCGGGCGAAGTGCCGGGGGCCAACAGGCGCATCCCGATCATCGCATTGACGGCCTATGCGATGGCCGAAGACCGCTTGAGGTGCCTGCAGGCCGGCATGAACGACCACGTCATCAAACCGGTGCGCATCGAGGACCTGCATCAGGCTTTCCTGCGCTGCGGGTTGTCGGCGGGATTGGGCGGAGCTTAA
- a CDS encoding solute symporter family protein, whose translation MNALLAPLAFLNGVDPWIFAFSFITVAITVWMGFRSAKTSKTAGDFFVAGRSVSVGWNASAISGEYLSAASFMGIAGMVMAVGYDALWYPVCYACGYLFLLLFIAGPLRRFGAYTIPDFAEGRYDSPIFRKIAVVFVLFIGLFYTLPQMKGAGTTLAYIFPGLPYWVGVAVVGAVITLNVALGGMKGITLVQAMQYWMKMFAISVPVFVLMAVFGGYGKNLSANDHPSLGDALNPVAIEQSTGIVRQPLPAKAPKDDVWLAPFGPLTTKAAKAAGLSAEESKPLSLVYTYSLIIALVCGTAGLPHILVRFYTNPDGVAAKRTTMWVMILIGVFYVFPPVMGVIGRNLLPELYAATGAKGTDKIVLELPRMISERYGVWGSILSGIACAGAFAAFMSTFSGLLVSMTGALAHDVYGRMLRPNSSPEQRMRMFKFAAILIGGLSVLLGSQVEQLQINFMVGQAFAIAAASYFPLLFMSVWWRGMTMKGAATGMLTGGIAALICTTLINLGDLKKIDLGSFWIEHPLLRILCEQPAIWTVPLAIFLMIVVSKATSKDVPKDIRMKMLVLHAPEALGLKNEYIQDQAAGAGH comes from the coding sequence ATGAACGCCCTGCTCGCCCCCCTCGCTTTCCTGAACGGCGTCGATCCGTGGATCTTCGCCTTCTCGTTCATCACCGTCGCGATCACCGTCTGGATGGGCTTCCGCTCCGCCAAGACGTCCAAAACCGCCGGTGACTTCTTCGTCGCCGGTCGGTCGGTCTCCGTCGGCTGGAACGCCTCCGCCATCTCGGGTGAATACCTTTCGGCCGCGTCCTTCATGGGCATCGCCGGCATGGTCATGGCCGTCGGCTACGACGCGCTGTGGTATCCGGTGTGTTACGCGTGCGGCTACCTGTTCCTGTTGTTGTTCATCGCCGGACCCCTGCGCCGCTTCGGTGCCTACACGATTCCTGACTTCGCCGAGGGTCGCTATGACTCGCCGATCTTCCGCAAGATCGCCGTCGTTTTCGTGTTGTTCATCGGTCTGTTCTACACCTTGCCGCAGATGAAGGGCGCGGGCACCACGCTCGCCTACATCTTCCCGGGCCTGCCCTACTGGGTTGGCGTCGCGGTGGTCGGCGCGGTCATCACCCTCAACGTCGCCCTCGGCGGCATGAAGGGCATCACGCTCGTCCAGGCCATGCAGTATTGGATGAAGATGTTCGCGATCAGCGTGCCCGTCTTCGTGCTCATGGCAGTCTTCGGCGGCTACGGAAAAAACCTCTCCGCCAACGACCATCCTTCGCTCGGCGACGCGCTCAACCCCGTCGCCATCGAGCAATCGACCGGCATCGTCCGCCAGCCGCTTCCCGCCAAGGCCCCCAAGGACGACGTGTGGCTCGCACCCTTTGGCCCGCTCACGACCAAGGCCGCCAAAGCCGCCGGTCTCTCCGCCGAAGAGAGCAAGCCACTGTCGCTCGTTTACACTTACTCGCTCATCATCGCACTGGTGTGCGGCACCGCGGGTCTTCCGCACATCCTCGTGCGGTTCTACACCAATCCGGACGGTGTCGCCGCCAAGCGCACCACCATGTGGGTGATGATTCTCATCGGCGTCTTCTACGTCTTCCCTCCCGTCATGGGCGTGATCGGGCGTAACTTGCTGCCTGAACTCTACGCCGCCACGGGCGCCAAGGGCACCGACAAGATCGTCCTCGAACTGCCGCGCATGATCAGCGAACGCTACGGCGTCTGGGGCTCGATCCTCAGCGGTATCGCCTGCGCCGGTGCGTTTGCCGCTTTCATGAGCACGTTCTCCGGCCTGCTCGTCTCGATGACCGGCGCGCTCGCCCACGACGTTTACGGACGCATGCTGCGCCCTAATTCCTCGCCCGAACAGCGCATGCGCATGTTCAAGTTTGCCGCCATCCTCATCGGCGGTTTGTCCGTCCTGCTCGGCTCCCAAGTCGAACAGCTCCAGATCAACTTCATGGTCGGCCAGGCCTTCGCCATCGCCGCGGCGAGTTATTTCCCGCTGCTGTTCATGAGCGTCTGGTGGCGCGGGATGACGATGAAGGGTGCCGCGACCGGCATGCTGACCGGCGGTATCGCCGCCCTCATCTGCACGACGTTGATCAACTTGGGCGACCTCAAGAAAATCGACCTCGGGTCCTTCTGGATCGAGCATCCGCTGCTCCGCATCCTCTGCGAACAGCCCGCCATCTGGACCGTGCCGCTCGCGATCTTCCTCATGATCGTCGTCTCCAAGGCCACGTCGAAAGACGTGCCGAAAGACATCCGCATGAAGATGCTCGTCCTCCACGCCCCGGAAGCCCTCGGCCTGAAGAACGAATACATCCAGGACCAGGCCGCCGGCGCCGGACATTAA
- a CDS encoding TPR end-of-group domain-containing protein, with protein MISTRKHLDYALGYIGLNLLTDARAELALITPDDREEPEVLGVEIELAMARHAWSRVITLAAKVTAATPEDERPWIAWAYALREKQAIGDALDILIIAEEAIQNPSPLVDYNLACYHCLLDDLTEARRRLKRAIAREPDWKTEAATDPDLAALHPARKEPDSRS; from the coding sequence ATGATTTCCACGCGCAAGCACCTCGATTACGCCTTGGGCTACATCGGCCTGAATCTCCTCACCGATGCCCGCGCCGAGCTCGCATTGATCACGCCCGATGATCGTGAAGAACCCGAGGTGCTAGGCGTGGAGATCGAACTCGCCATGGCCAGACACGCCTGGTCGCGCGTCATCACGCTGGCCGCAAAAGTCACCGCCGCCACGCCGGAGGACGAACGTCCGTGGATCGCCTGGGCCTATGCGTTGCGCGAGAAACAAGCCATCGGCGACGCGCTCGACATCTTGATCATCGCGGAGGAGGCGATCCAAAATCCCAGTCCGCTCGTCGATTACAACCTCGCCTGTTACCACTGCCTGCTCGATGACCTGACCGAGGCCCGCCGCCGTCTCAAACGCGCCATCGCCCGAGAACCCGATTGGAAAACCGAGGCCGCCACCGATCCTGATCTGGCCGCCTTGCATCCCGCTCGCAAGGAACCGGATTCCCGTTCATAA
- a CDS encoding response regulator, with protein sequence MKILAVEDDPVARAVLHQALLRLGHEVIEAKDGAEALRVLEKEPVRLIVSDWMMPELDGLGLCRAVRNRVNADYAYFILLTSREADVDNQREAIEAGVDDFLTKPLDLQEIWMRLRVAERILRYATEVRQLEAFLPICGYCKKVRDDQNYWQQIESYINERTGTDFSHSVCPDCYQRVVVPELEKLRAGATPAPAKPRVERTN encoded by the coding sequence GTGAAAATCCTCGCAGTTGAAGATGATCCGGTCGCCCGGGCGGTGTTGCACCAAGCCTTGCTACGCCTCGGCCATGAAGTCATCGAGGCCAAGGACGGCGCCGAGGCGTTGCGCGTGCTGGAAAAGGAACCCGTGCGTCTGATCGTGAGCGACTGGATGATGCCCGAGCTTGATGGTCTCGGCCTGTGCCGCGCGGTGCGTAACCGCGTGAATGCCGATTACGCCTACTTTATCCTGCTCACCAGCCGTGAGGCCGACGTGGACAACCAGCGCGAAGCCATCGAGGCGGGCGTGGATGATTTTCTGACGAAGCCGCTCGACCTCCAGGAAATCTGGATGCGCCTGCGCGTGGCCGAACGCATCCTGCGTTACGCGACGGAGGTGCGCCAGTTGGAGGCCTTTCTTCCTATCTGCGGCTACTGCAAAAAAGTCCGCGACGACCAAAACTACTGGCAGCAGATCGAGAGCTATATCAACGAACGCACGGGCACCGACTTCAGCCACTCCGTGTGCCCCGATTGTTATCAACGCGTCGTGGTGCCCGAGCTCGAAAAACTCCGCGCCGGTGCGACGCCCGCCCCCGCAAAGCCCCGTGTCGAACGAACGAATTGA